A stretch of Camelina sativa cultivar DH55 chromosome 18, Cs, whole genome shotgun sequence DNA encodes these proteins:
- the LOC104761997 gene encoding serine/threonine-protein kinase HT1 gives MDEEASSWIRRTKFSQTVSYRLNSQRLASLPFMVNNQDKTSSGALKAKPPLRSSSSSSSSSLDPKLVSSNSQTATEDTTSLVEADVYVVDSEIQTNPVTNKQRSVSPSPQMALPDVFKEARSERKRFSTPHPRRIESEKGMKPKLSHKNSFDKRSFNLRSPSGPIRDLGTLRIQERVKSKKDTGWSKLFDNTGRRVSAVEASEEFRVDMSKLFFGLKFAHGLYSRLYHGKYEDKAVAVKLITVPDDDDNGCLGARLEKQFTKEVTLLSRLSHPNVIKFVGAYKDPPVYCVLTQYLPEGSLRSFLHKPENRSLPLKRLIEFALDIAKGMEYIHSRHVIHRDLKPENVLIDEDFQLKIADFGIACEEEYCDMLADDPGTYRWMAPEMIKRKPHGRKADVYSFGLVLWEMVAGAIPYEDMNPIQAAFAVVHKNIRPTIPADCPAAMKALIEQCWSVAPDKRPEFWQIVKVLEQFAISLEREGNLNLSSNKICKDPRKGLKHWIQKLGPVHGGGGGGSSSSGLGGSALPKPKFA, from the exons ATGGATGAAGAGGCTTCTTCTTGGATTAGGAGGACTAAGTTTTCTCAAACTGTTTCTTACCGTCTGAATTCCCAAAGGCTAGCTTCTCTTCCTTTTATGGTTAACAACCAAGACAAGACTTCTTCTGGTGCACTGAAAGCAAAGCCACCTCttagatcatcttcttcatcctcttcatcttcattggATCCGAAGTTGGTTTCGAGTAACTCACAGACTGCTACTGAAGATACCACCAGTTTGGTGGAGGCTGATGTATATGTTGTTGATTCGGAGATACAGACAAACCCTGTGACTAACAAGCAGAGATCTGTCTCTCCCTCGCCTCAGATGGCTCTTCCTGATGTGTTTAAGGAAGCTAGGTCTGAGCGTAAGAGGTTTTCTACTCCTCATCCAAGAAGGATTGAATCGGAGAAGGGGATGAAGCCTAAGCTTTCTCATAAGAACTCCTTTGACAAGAGATCGTTCAACTTGCGGTCTCCTTCTGGTCCTATCAGAGATCTAGGCACTTTGAGAATTCAAGAGAGGGTGAAGAGCAAGAAGGACACTGGGTGGTCTAAGCTTTTTGATAATACTGGCCGTAGAGTCAGTGCTGTGGAAGCTTCTGAAGAGTTCCGCGTTGATATGTCAAAGCTCTTCTTTGGGCTTAAGTTTGCTCATGGGTTATATAGCCGGCTATACCATGGTAAGTATGAAGATAAAGCTGTTGCTGTGAAGCTTATCACTGTCCCTGATGATGACGATAATGGATGCTTGGGAGCTCGTTTAGAGAAACAGTTTACCAAAGAAGTCACCCTTTTGTCGCGATTGTCCCATCCAAACGTCATAAAG TTTGTGGGAGCATATAAAGATCCGCCTGTATATTGTGTCCTCACACAGTATTTACCTGAAGGATCCTTAAGATCTTTTCTGCACAAGCCCGAGAATAGGTCTCTTCCTTTGAAACGGCTCATAGAATTTGCTCTAGATATTGCAAAAGGAATGGAATATATTCACTCACGACATGTTATTCATCGGGATCTTAAGCCAGAAAATGTATTGATTGACGAAGACTTCCAATTGAAGATCGCTGACTTTGGTATAGCGTGCGAGGAAGAGTACTGCGACATGTTGGCTGATGACCCTGGAACATATAGGTGGATGGCACCTGAAATGATAAAACGGAAACCACACGGACGTAAGGCTGATGTTTACAGTTTTGGACTCGTTTTATGGGAAATGGTAGCTGGAGCAATCCCGTATGAGGACATGAATCCTATTCAAGCTGCTTTCGCAGTCGTACACAAG AACATTAGGCCAACTATCCCAGCAGATTGTCCAGCAGCCATGAAAGCTCTGATAGAGCAGTGTTGGTCGGTTGCACCGGATAAGAGACCAGAGTTCTGGCAGATAGTGAAAGTGCTTGAACAGTTTGCGATTTCACTGGAACGTGAAGGGAACCTGAATCTGTCTTCGAACAAGATCTGTAAGGACCCAAGGAAAGGTCTGAAACATTGGATCCAGAAGCTTGGACCAGTCCAcggaggaggaggcggtggcAGCAGCAGCAGCGGCCTTGGTGGCTCAGCCTTGCCTAAGCCTAAATTCGCTTGA
- the LOC104761996 gene encoding calmodulin-binding receptor-like cytoplasmic kinase 1: MPMRSKTPTPPHFSNRKHQKTDSEYTWGDVGTGGKARNVSVLGTIRRAAKKVFAIIFLGQRKLKPAECRSDAGESSTLERESTLSGWTGYSSPSSFGRSTTESKVSGQYRFSGSRFLSPGKDSSSSKSWHLGPVIFSFGELQRATANFASVHQIGEGGFGVVFKGKLDDGTIVAIKRARKNNYSKSWLREFKNEIYTLSKIEHMNLVKLYGFLEHGEERVIVVEYVGNGNLREHLDGLRGNRLEMAERLEIAIDVAHALTYLHTYTDNPIIHRDIKASNILITEKLRAKVADFGFARLVTEDPGATHISTQVKGSAGYVDPDYLRTFQLTDKSDVYSFGVLLIELLTGRRPIELKRPRHDRLTVKWALRRLKEDEAVLIMDPFLKRNRAAIEVAEKMLRLASECLAPTRATRPAMKCIAEKLWAIRREMKETVLSSSASNSSCSSATHSFIGRDSDRYALPRIEDHENSIELLSP; encoded by the exons ATGCCAATGAGGAGCAAAACCCCTACGCCTCCCCACTTCTCAAATAGAAAGCATCAAAAAACTGATTCTGAGTATACTTGGGGTGATGTAGGTACTGGCGGGAAAGCGAGGAATGTCTCAGTCCTCGGTACGATCAGAAGGGCAGCCAAGAAAGTCTTTGCTATTATTTTCTTAGGACAACGAAAGTTAAAGCCAGCAGAATGTAGATCTGATGCTGGAGAGAGCAGCACGCTTGAAAGAGAATCTACTT TATCAGGCTGGACTGGTTATTCATCACCCAGCTCTTTTGGAAGGTCAACAACCGAAAGCAAGGTTTCAGGTCAATATCGTTTTTCTGGTTCAAGATTTCTAAGTCCTGGTAAAGATTCATCTTCTAGCAAAAGTTGGCACCTTGGACccgtaattttttcttttggggagCTTCAAAGGGCAACTGCAAATTTTGCATCGGTTCATCAAATTGGAGAAGGCGGTTTTGGAGTTGTTTTTAAGGGAAAGCTTGATGATGGAACTATTGTTGCTATCAAGCGTGCAAGAAAG aacaactatagcaaaagcTGGTTGCGAGAGTTCAAGAATGAAATATACACATTGTCAAAGATCGAGCATATGAATTTGGTAAAGCTGTACGGATTTCTTGAACATGGAGAAGAAAGGGTTATTGTTGTTGAATATGTTGGCAATGGAAACCTAAGAGAACATCTAGATG GTTTACGGGGTAACCGTCTAGAAATGGCAGAACGTCTTGAGATTGCGATCGATGTGGCTCATGCATTGACCTATCTGCACACATATACTG ATAATCCAATAATACACAGAGACATTAAAGCATCAAATATCCTCATCACGGAAAAGCTTAGAGCCAAAGTAGCAGACTTTGGCTTTGCTCGTTTAGTTACTGAAGATCCTGGGGCTACTCATATATCAACTCAAGTCAAAGGATCTGCAGGCTATGTGGATCCAGATTACCTCAGGACGTTTCAACTAACCGATAAGAGCGACGTTTACTCTTTTGGTGTTTTGCTCATAGAGCTTCTCACCGGAAGACGTCCCATTGAGTTAAAAAGACCACGGCATGACCGACTCACGGTTAAATGG GCTTTGAGGAGActcaaagaagatgaagctgTTCTCATAATGGACCCATTTCTCAAGAGAAACAGAGCCGCCATTGAAGTGGCTGAAAAGATGCTGAGACTAGCGAGCGAATGTCTTGCCCCAACGAGAGCTACACGCCCAGCTATGAAATGCATTGCGGAAAAGCTATGGGCTATAAGGAGAGAGATGAAGGAGACGGTGCTTTCTTCCTCGGCCTCTAATTCTTCGTGTTCGTCAGCGACACACAGCTTCATTGGCCGTGATTCAGACAGATATGCATTGCCGAGGATCGAAGACCACGAGAATAGCATTGAGTTACTCTCACCTTGA
- the LOC104763561 gene encoding uncharacterized protein LOC104763561, with translation MRKWGLLTLVGVLMITNCVIARRRLSQQENLELELQLKLLNKPALKTVKTEHGDVYDCVDFYKQPAFDNPLLKDHDFHFDMKPNHEIQRLTTRESKDLSSDKIKAFEFKGVGCPHGTVPIKRTTKEDLMRLRNSTASILHPQTDADEPGLHFAGAQVNNRKLDNMKLGGGEAYFSLYQTPDVGQLQFSSGLIKVAAGDDFIKAGWTVNPTLYGDNRCRLFVYLKTKNERCFNTNCPGFVVKNSEIPLGHVFKVSKPNEIMENRFYIFRDIASGNWWLRLGDMDVGFWPIQTLVGLGDTATDIYWEGDVFSVPNSKSCPMGNGKTMTGPYPKLYAYARGVSVLDENKGTLESVDDRNDLVSDIGMRYVLQSLDGWGKTIFFGGPSGVFGK, from the exons ATGAGAAAGTGGGGGTTATTGACACTAGTAGGGGTTCTAATGATAACAAATTGTGTGATAGCACGAAGAAGATTGTCTCAacaagaaaatttggaattagAGTTGCAACTTAAGCTTCTGAATAAACCTGCGCTTAAAACTGTGAAG aCGGAACATGGTGACGTATATGATTGTGTCGATTTCTATAAGCAACCTGCGTTCGATAATCCTCTTTTAAAAGACCATGATTTTCATTTTGAC ATGAAACCAAATCATGAGATCCAAAGATTGACGACTCGCGAAAGTAAAGATTTGAGTAGCGACAAGATTAAAgcatttgagttcaaaggagTCGGGTGTCCACATGGAACTGTACCAATCAAAAGGACAACCAAAGAGGATCTGATGAGGCTTAGAAACTCAACCGCCTCGATTCTACATCCTCAAACCGATGCTGATGAACCGGGACTACAC TTTGCGGGAGCTCAAGTGAATAACAGAAAGCTAGACAATATGAAattaggaggaggagaagctTATTTTAGCCTATACCAAACTCCAGACGTTGGCCAATTGCAATTTAGTTCTGGTTTGATCAAAGTAGCTGCTGGTGATGATTTCATAAAAGCCGGTTGGACC GTGAATCCAACATTATATGGAGATAATCGTTGTCGATTATTTGTGTATTTAAAA ACAAAGAACGAGAGATGTTTCAATACCAACTGTCCAGGTTTCGTCGTAAAAAATTCCGAAATCCCTCTTGGTCATGTCTTCAAGGTGTCCAAACCCAACGAGATAATGGAAAATAGATTTTACATCTTCCGA GACATTGCGAGTGGGAACTGGTGGTTAAGATTGGGTGACATGGACGTAGGTTTTTGGCCAATTCAAACTCTAGTAGGATTAGGTGATACTGCCACCGATATATACTGGGAAGGAGATGTGTTCAGTGTCCCGAACTCAAAGAGTTGTCCGATGGGTAACGGCAAAACAATGACGGGTCCGTACCCGAAACTATATGCATATGCACGCGGAGTGTCGGTTCTTGACGAAAATAAAGGAACACTTGAGTCAGTAGATGATAGAAACGATCTTGTATCAGATATCGGTATGAGATATGTTCTACAAAGTCTTGATGGTTGGGGTAAAACCATCTTCTTTGGTGGTCCTTCTGGTGTATTTGGAAAATAG
- the LOC104761995 gene encoding UPF0503 protein At3g09070, chloroplastic-like: MTHQQRRRRRHSAVCHRHPSSKPTTGFCATCLRERLSAIEALSSSLPELRRASSYSVRDASASVFDQPRRRSCDVRSNDGSSLHDRFAGDDDDDDLLQSSIRFPIVPDLKEEDEEEEIRNFDVGKSLVEEEIEDGEKKTMKELIDLESRTQLIKKNNVKDSVFSRTLKKFSLKHNGKKPDSGSSLGRRSCDVDPRLSLDAGRISFEEPRASWDGCLIGKTYPKLVPLSSVTEDVKASPEKITGCKEDEEEEKNPGGTAQTRDYYLDSRRRRSFDRSSRHGLLEVDELKAISNAKVSPETVGLFHGAKLLVTERELRDSNWYSIKNYKPESLELGSKGVSCVAAAGEVKKQDGFGLKKSGKKWSKGWNFWGLIHRKTDTLKNEMKTEQSLKLGGNAMEGSLAESLLKLRRVAKGETNGDVSEKLIRSYSVSARKSCDGMLRGASINGFEGGRSSCDGLFHGSITGVETGRRSSCEDGLLQRDDKLGTYSPNNLRNGLVRFYLTPLNSHMTSKSGKSRLMN, translated from the coding sequence ATGACCCACCAGCAACGTCGTCGCCGTCGTCACTCAGCCGTCTGTCACCGTCATCCTTCTTCTAAACCCACCACTGGTTTCTGTGCCACCTGTCTCCGTGAACGTCTCTCCGCCATCGAAGCTCTCTCTTCCTCCCTACCTGAGCTCCGCCGTGCTAGCTCTTACTCCGTCCGTGACGCATCCGCCTCTGTTTTCGACCAGCCACGACGCAGATCGTGTGATGTTAGGTCTAATGACGGCTCCTCTCTCCACGACAGATTTGCCGgcgatgatgacgacgacgacctGCTACAGAGCTCGATTCGGTTCCCCATAGTCCCAGATTTGAaagaagaggacgaagaagaagaaattaggAATTTTGATGTCGGTAAGAGTctggttgaagaagaaatcgaagatggagagaagaagacgatgaaggagCTTATAGATCTGGAATCAAGAACTCAACTCATCAAGAAGAACAACGTCAAAGATTCTGTTTTTAGCAGAACACTTAAGAAATTTTCACTCAAACATAATGGGAAAAAGCCAGATTCCGGGAGCAGTCTCGGCCGTCGCTCATGTGATGTAGATCCTAGGTTGTCTCTCGACGCAGGTCGAATCTCGTTCGAGGAGCCTAGAGCTTCATGGGACGGATGTTTGATTGGCAAGACATATCCAAAGCTGGTTCCTTTGTCCTCTGTAACTGAAGATGTTAAAGCCTCTCCGGAGAAGATAACAGGTTgtaaagaagacgaagaggaggagaagaaccCTGGCGGGACAGCTCAGACTAGGGATTATTACTTGGATTCACGGCGGAGAAGAAGCTTTGATCGATCATCTAGACATGGATTGCTTGAGGTTGATGAATTGAAAGCTATTTCGAATGCTAAGGTATCACCTGAAACTGTTGGTTTGTTTCATGGAGCTAAGTTGCTTGTTACTGAGAGGGAACTTAGGGATTCGAATTGGTATTCAATCAAGAATTACAAACCGGAGAGCTTGGAATTAGGTTCTAAAGGTGTTAGTTGTGTTGCTGCTGCTGGTGAGGTGAAGAAGCAAGATGGTTTTGGGTTGAAGAAGAGTGGGAAGAAATGGTCTAAAGGATGGAACTTTTGGGGATTGATTCACAGGAAAACAGATACGTTGAAGAACGAAATGAAAACCGAGCAAAGTTTGAAACTTGGAGGAAATGCTATGGAGGGTTCTCTTGCTGAGTCTCTGTTGAAGCTTAGGAGAGTAGCTAAAGGAGAAACCAATGGTGATGTTAGTGAGAAACTCATAAGAAGCTACAGCGTTAGTGCGAGAAAGTCATGTGATGGTATGTTACGTGGTGCTTCTATTAACGGCTTTGAAGGTGGGAGAAGCTCTTGTGATGGTCTGTTCCATGGCTCTATTACTGGTGTTGAGACTGGAAGACGAAGCTCGTGTGAAGATGGATTGCTCCAGAGAGATGACAAGCTTGGTACTTATTCGCCCAACAACCTCAGAAATGGTTTGGTTAGATTCTACTTGACGCCATTAAACAGCCATATGACCAGCAAGTCTGGTAAAAGTAGGCTGATGAATTAG